The following proteins are co-located in the Solanum pennellii chromosome 8, SPENNV200 genome:
- the LOC107028391 gene encoding COP1-interactive protein 1, translated as MTKHRFRERVKSFFGSHVDPEKDEELKGTKAEIEEKIQKILAYLKGEDGGDEKEPLVEAVEDFHNHYQSLYARYDHLTGKLRDNVHGKHEKDGSSSSSDSDSDSDSDGSTRKKGKKNGKLKFTEVTDGIKEELASANLEIIELKAQLMAAKEEKDALQSEHQSTLSKLQEAETTICSLTSEAERLEVENSKLLGETVDLKENLEKSAKLESELMQKLDEMTKERESLLLEKEAMGNSILEGNSTIEELRTTMGQLKEEKETLHRELEALKSELPSVKEQLDSAEKEIAQLSQTQKVTEEDNSSLSSKVLQLSEEIGQAQQKIQDLVTEADQLKGMLDEKEKEFASHKEIHDAHKTEASTRLRGMELEIGSLQSQRSEIEKQKEDELSALLNKLEEKEGEFSSQMEALTTKINNMQLEIESLSELKGKLEEEMEQQRNKMSAEVEDLTNKVNKKDLEVESLCSQKLELEAELEKKTQEISGFSSEIESLKEDIANKSAESLKILEEKESSLSKVKDLEVELKSLQNLKHELEEQLTSKDETIVQMKNDKEMMHDKISEIERALTERESELVILRKNSEDGEIESSAQIAALTLQLSNLQEHSENLLVEKSQIESQLEAKAGEASEYLTQLEKLKGELARNTSEGQRMLEEKEGLVVQVREEKGSLLSKISELESALAEKVEEHETLQKKLEEVQNEASTQIAALTEEVDKLRQQTELLQTEKSQLELVIETGKQEFTESLAQAENQNTELSQKLVDQEIRLKEREEAFGKLVEEKDSLVIQVNDLQAEVKSLCEKISTLEENTSNTNNEISLLKEEKESFLLKISELENSLVEKVEEYQALQKRLEDVQNDTSAQIVALTEEANKSQQQIELLQTEKDQLTLVIEGGKQESTESLAQAESQNTELSQKIVDQELKLKEQEEALGKLVEEKEGLVVQVNDLQAEVKSLCEHKSTLEENISSANNESNLLKEEKVSLLSKLSDLENALTEKVDEHGQTLAHAENQHTELSKKIVDREMKIKEHEEAFGKLGEEHKQLDGMLQEYKEKIKLAEMKIEEMTEEYQKNLESKDHKIHELDSKIEDLKRDLEMKGDEISTLVENVRNTEVKLRLTIQKLRVTEQLLTEKEVDHQKKEEKLLQHQKLLEERIATLSGVITEYKETQAKIKADLSNKVNDTLTQMDTFNMKFEEDTGHLESRIYEILNELKVALNLIKVTSEEKKQLNKEVDTLVQQLNDEKECALVLKEKVEELEFAGKNEVSRRGSLTETVHQLEVKIATLHKMLVEKDEKMGEYERKMNEKDKGMLDLSEEKREAIRQLCIWIDYHQSRYDDLIERISTKTKGKRQVTA; from the exons ATGACAAAGCATCGGTTCAGGGAAAGAGTTAAATCCTTTTTTGGAAGTCATGTTGATCCTGAGAAAGATGAAGAGCTGAAAGGAACCAAAGCAG aaattgaagaaaaaattcagAAGATCTTAGCCTATCTTAAAGGAGAAGATGGTGGAGATGAAAAAGAACCACTTGTTGAGGCAGTTGAAGATTTTCACAATCATTACCAATCACTGTATGCTCGTTATGATCATCTCACTGGAAAACTGAGGGATAATGTCCATGGAAAACACGAGAAAGATGGTTCTTCCTCCAGCTCAGACTCAGACTCAGACTCAGATTCAGATGGCAGTACGAgaaaaaaggggaagaaaaaTGGTAAACTGAAATTCACAGAAGTAACAGATGGCATCAAGGAAGAATTGGCAAGCGCAAATCTGGAAATAATTGAGTTGAAGGCTCAGCTGATGGCTGCGAAAGAAGAAAAGGACGCCTTGCAATCCGAGCACCAGAGCACTCTGAGTAAATTGCAAGAAGCAGAAACAACAATCTGCAGTTTGACTAGTGAAGCTGAAAGGTTGGAGGTGGAAAATTCAAAGCTTCTAGGTGAGACAGTGGACCTCAAAGAGAATTTGGAGAAATCTGCAAAATTAGAATCTGAATTAATGCAGAAGCTGGACGAAATGACTAAAGAAAGAGAAAGcttactcttggagaaagaagccATGGGAAACAGCATTTTAGAAGGCAATAGTACTATTGAGGAATTAAGAACCACTATGGGGCAGTTGAAGGAAGAGAAAGAAACCCTACACAGAGAACTGGAAGCCCTAAAAAGTGAACTTCCCTCAGTGAAGGAGCAACTAGATTCTGCTGAAAAAGAAATAGCTCAGCTAAGTCAAACGCAAAAGGTCACAGAGGAAGACAATTCTTCACTATCATCGAAAGTTTTACAGCTTTCAGAGGAGATAGGGCAAGCTCAACAAAAGATCCAAGACCTTGTGACTGAAGCTGACCAGCTAAAGGGGATGCTAGATGAGAAAGAAAAGGAGTTCGCTTCTCACAAGGAGATACATGATGCTCATAAAACTGAAGCATCGACTCGTTTAAGAGGTATGGAACTGGAGATTGGTTCACTGCAGTCTCAGAGATCAGAAATAGAGAAACAGAAGGAAGATGAGCTCTCTGCACTGCTGAATAAACTTGAGGAAAAGGAGGGGGAATTCTCATCCCAGATGGAAGCTCTGACCACAAAGATAAACAATATGCAGCTTGAAATTGAATCCTTAAGTGAACTGAAAGGCAAGTTGGAGGAGGAAATGGAACAACAAAGAAACAAGATGTCAGCTGAAGTTGAGGACTTAACAAACAAGGTGAATAAGAAGGACCTAGAAGTGGAGTCTCTTTGCAGCCAGAAACTTGAATTGGAAGCAGAATTGGAGAAGAAAACACAAGAAATTTCAGGATTCTCAAGTGAGATAGAGAGTCTCAAGGAGGATATAGCAAACAAATCTGCAGAGTCACTGAAAATTCTGGAAgagaaagaaagttctctttcAAAAGTGAAGGATCTAGAAGTGGAGCTAAAATCACTTCAGAATCTGAAACATGAATTGGAAGAGCAGCTGACAAGCAAGGATGAGACAATTGTTCAGATGAAAAATGACAAGGAGATGATGCACGATAAAATTTCTGAAATTGAGAGGGCATTAACTGAGAGAGAAAGTGAACTAGTCATTTTAAGGAAGAACTCTGAAGATGGGGAAATTGAATCATCTGCTCAGATTGCTGCCTTAACTTTGCAGCTGAGCAATCTGCAAGAGCACTCGGAGAATCTGCTTGTTGAGAAGTCTCAAATAGAGTCTCAACTTGAGGCAAAAGCTGGAGAAGCATCAGAATACCTCACCCAGTTGGAAAAGTTGAAGGGGGAATTAGCAAGGAATACATCAGAAGGCCAGAGAATGCTGGAAGAGAAGGAAGGTCTAGTGGTACAGGTCAGGGAAGAAAAGGGAAGTCTCCTAAGCAAAATATCTGAACTGGAGAGTGCATTAGCGGAGAAAGTGGAAGAGCATGAAACCTTGCAAAAGAAGCTAGAGGAAGTGCAAAATGAAGCTTCTACTCAGATTGCTGCCTTGACTGAAGAAGTTGATAAGTTAAGGCAGCAAACAGAATTGCTGCAAACTGAGAAAAGCCAGCTGGAGTTGGTAATTGAGACAGGAAAACAAGAATTCACAGAAAGTTTGGCACAAGCAGAAAATCAGAACACCGAATTATCACAAAAGCTTGTGGATCAGGAAATAAGGCTGAAAGAGAGGGAGGAAGCATTCGGGAAGTTGGTGGAAGAGAAGGACAGTTTAGTGATACAGGTCAATGATCTCCAGGCTGAAGTGAAGTCACTTTGTGAAAAGATTAGCACATTGGAAGAAAACACAAGCAATACAAACAATGAGATCAGTCTGTTGAAGGAGGAAAAGGAAAGTTTCCTCCTGAAAATATCTGAACTGGAGAACTCATTAGTCGAGAAAGTTGAGGAGTATCAAGCCTTGCAAAAGAGACTAGAAGATGTGCAAAATGATACTTCTGCTCAAATTGTTGCCTTGACAGAAGAAGCTAATAAATCCCAGCAGCAGATAGAGTTACTGCAGACTGAGAAAGACCAGCTGACATTGGTAATTGAAGGAGGTAAACAAGAGTCCACTGAAAGTTTGGCACAAGCAGAGAGTCAGAACACTGAATTATCACAAAAGATTGTGGATCAGGAATTAAAGCTGAAAGAACAGGAGGAAGCGCTCGGGAAGTTAGTGGAAGAGAAGGAAGGTCTAGTGGTACAGGTCAATGATCTCCAGGCTGAAGTGAAATCCCTTTGTGAACACAAGAGTACCTTGGAAGaaaacataagcagtgcaaacAATGAGAGCAATCTGCTGAAGGAGGAAAAGGTAAGTCTCCTAAGCAAACTATCTGATCTGGAGAATGCATTAACCGAGAAAGTTGATGAGCATGGTCAGACTTTGGCACACGCAGAGAATCAGCACACTGAATTATCAAAAAAGATTGTGGATCGGGAAATGAAGATCAAAGAACATGAGGAAGCATTTGGAAAGTTGGGCGAGGAGCACAAACAGCTTGATGGTATGCTGCAGGAGTACAAGGAAAAAATCAAACTTGCAGAAATGAAGATTGAAGAGATGACAGAAGAATACCAGAAGAATCTTGAAAGTAAAGATCATAAAATACATGAACTGGATTCCAAGATTGAAGATCTAAAGAGGGATCTAGAAATGAAAGGAGATGAAATCAGCACACTGGTGGAGAATGTTCGGAACACTGAGGTTAAGCTTCGATTAACCATTCAGAAGCTTCGGGTGACTGAACAGTTGCTCACAGAGAAAGAAGTGGACCAccagaagaaagaagagaagttACTGCAACATCAAAAGTTACTGGAAGAGAGGATTGCAACATTGTCAGGAGTTATCACTGAATACAAGGAAACTCAAGCAAAAATAAAAGCAGACCtttcaaataaagtaaatgacACTTTGACTCAAATGGATACATTCAATATGAAGTTCGAGGAAGACACTGGTCACCTGGAGTCCCGCATTTACGAAATATTGAATGAGCTTAAGGTTGCTTTGAACTTGATCAAAGTAACAAGTGAAGAAAAGAAGCAGCTGAATAAGGAAGTCGACACTCTAGTGCAACAACTGAATGATGAGAAAGAATGTGCATTGGTGCTAAAAGAGAAGGTTGAGGAATTAGAATTCGCAGGGAAAAACGAGGTGAGTCGGAGGGGTAGTTTGACAGAAACCGTTCACCAACTTGAAGTGAAGATAGCTACATTGCATAAAATGTTGGTGGAGAAGGATGAAAAGATGGGAGAGTATGAAAGGAAGATGAATGAAAAAGATAAGGGAATGTTAGACTTGAGTGAGGAAAAACGAGAGGCGATAAGGCAGTTGTGTATCTGGATCGATTACCACCAGAGTCGCTATGATGATCTTATAGAAAGGATCTCAACAAAGACTAAGGGAAAAAGGCAAGTAACAGCTTGA